One Aegilops tauschii subsp. strangulata cultivar AL8/78 chromosome 7, Aet v6.0, whole genome shotgun sequence genomic window carries:
- the LOC109745550 gene encoding COP9 signalosome complex subunit 6: MSTPSDPAASAQPPSTAATSSSGLTFKLHPLVIVNVSDHYTRVKAQASFPAEAPSPGKAQASCSAEGSSAPAEPPRVFGCVIGVQRGRTVEIFNSFELVLDPVTGTLERAFLEKKLELYKKVFPEFYVLGWYSTGSDVQDTDILIHKALMDINESPVYLLLNPAINHSQKDLPVTIYESELHVIDGGPQLIFVKSNYTIETVEAERISVDHVAHLKPSDGGSAATQLAAHLTGIHSAIKMLNSRVRVIQQYLGAMQKGDIPLDNSLLRQVSSLVRRLPAMESEKFQDDFLTEYNDTLLMTYLAMFTNCSSTMNELVEKFNTTYERSPARRGGRGAFM, from the exons ATGTCGACGCCCTCTGATCCAGCGGCGTCCGCCCAGCCCCCCTCCACCGCGGCCACCTCCAGCAGCGGCCTCACCTTCAAGCTCCACCCCCTCGTCATCGTGAACGTCTCCGACCACTACACCCGCGTCAAGGCCCAGGCCTCCTTCCCCGCCGAGGCCCCGTCGCCGGGCAAGGCTCAGGCCTCCTGCTCCGCTGAAGGCTCCTCGGCGCCCGCGGAGCCGCCGAGGGTCTTCGGGTGCGTGATCGGGGTGCAGCGCGGCCGGACGGTCGAGATCTTCAACAGCTTCGAGCTCGTCCTCGACCCCGTCACCGGCAcgctcgagcgcgccttcctggAGAAGAAGCTTGAGCTCT ACAAGAAGGTGTTCCCTGAATTCTATGTGCTGGGCTGGTACTCAACTGGGAGCGATGTGCAGGATACTGACATCCTAATCCACAAGGCT CTGATGGACATTAATGAAAGCCCTGTTTATCTTCTCTTGAATCCTGCAATCAATCACTCCCAGAAGGATCTACCTGTGACAATTTATGAGAGTG AGTTGCATGTTATCGATGGGGGCCCCCAGCTCATCTTTGTCAAATCAAATTACACAATTGAG ACCGTAGAAGCAGAGAGGATATCTGTAGATCATGTTGCCCATCTGAAACCATCTGATGGTGGCTCTGCAGCAACTCAAT TGGCTGCTCATCTTACAGGAATACACAGTGCCATCAAGATGCTCAATAGCAGGGTTCGTGTTATCCAGCAATACCTTGGTGCCATGCAAAAGG GTGATATCCCACTGGATAATTCACTTCTTAGGCAAGTCTCAAGCCTCGTAAGAAGACTACCAGCTATGGAATCAGAGAAATTCCAAGATGACTTCTTAACG GAATACAATGACACCCTCCTCATGACTTACCTTGCAATGTTCACGAACTGTTCAAG CACAATGAACGAGTTGGTCGAGAAATTTAACACCACCTATGAGAGATCCCCTGCCAGGAGAGGAGGCCGAGGCGCTttcatgtag